The Acidobacteriota bacterium sequence GACGTACGGGCTCCAGGTGTCGGGGCCTTCTGTGGCGTCGGTCCAGACCGGCGGCAGCCCGGCCAGCATGGCCCGCATGGCCGACGGGGTGCGTTCGAGGATCGCGACGCCGGTGGCGAGGTCGAAGTCCATTGGTGCCCTCCGCGGGTCGGGCGCGAGTCGCCGGGGCCGGCGCCGTCAGCCGAGCGGCTCACCAGCCATCTCGAGGTCGTGCGGCCCGCACTCGCGGGTCGCGACGGTGTGGAGGCTGGTCCCGATTCCCGAGGATGTTACACCCGACGAAAACCGTTCGCCCTGGCCCAGCCGGCCGTGGCGGCCGACACCAGGGCAGCCTCACGGGGTCGTTCATCAGGACCTCCGTGTGTGCTGGCTGCTGGGGCTGGCAGCCGACCGAAGCCCGCACCGCGGCATCAGCCAGCGTTCCTGGCCTCCAGCGCCGAGGGTGTCTGGCAGCCGACGATGGCCGGGGCCTCGTGAATCAGCGCATCGTTCTGAAGGGTCTCGACCATGAACAAGGCGAAGTCGATCCGGCGGGTGAGGTTGCTGGCGAGCACGGGATCGCCGACGTGCCGGCTCCAGACCGGCAGGCCCTGACTCTCGCCTTCCTCGAGATCGCTCCCCCGAACGAGGGTCCACCTCGTGTGGCTCTCGAAGATCCGCCTGCACGCTTCCACCTGATCGTCGAGCTCCACGAAGCGAAACAGCCGGCCGAGGCGGCGCACGACTGCCACCAGGGCCTTGAGCCGCCAGGAATAGACGTCCTGACCGTCCCGGCTGATGTGCCACCCGCAGGAGAAGACCAGGCGCGCGCCGGGCTCCGCGAAATCCAGCACCGCCTGGGCAGTCCGGGAGGAATACTGCTGCACGCCCCAGGGCACCAGAACCACGAGCACGCCTTCGCAACCTCTGACCGC is a genomic window containing:
- a CDS encoding NAD(P)H-binding protein, coding for MRRVCVVGASGKLGRYMVQHALDRGYEVAGVCRPQSVGKLDAFKGRITVFPGATSDRAVVARAVRGCEGVLVVLVPWGVQQYSSRTAQAVLDFAEPGARLVFSCGWHISRDGQDVYSWRLKALVAVVRRLGRLFRFVELDDQVEACRRIFESHTRWTLVRGSDLEEGESQGLPVWSRHVGDPVLASNLTRRIDFALFMVETLQNDALIHEAPAIVGCQTPSALEARNAG